Proteins from a single region of Meles meles chromosome 10, mMelMel3.1 paternal haplotype, whole genome shotgun sequence:
- the AOC1 gene encoding amiloride-sensitive amine oxidase [copper-containing] isoform X2 produces MWPAALALRWAVATILVLQATATAKRPSRALHSKAGVFEDLSAQELKAVRSFLRSREELRLEPSRAPTMAKNSVFLIEMLLPKKQQVLKFLDKGGKPPAREARAVIFFGAQEHPNVTEFAVGPLPRPYYMRELPPRPGHRTTWASRPITGAEYALLAQALQKTTKPLHQFFLDTTGFSFQDCHSRCLTFTDVAPRGVGSGQRRSWFILQRLVEGYFLHPTGLELLLDHGSTNPQDWTVELVWYNGKFYPSPEELARQYEEGQVDAVVLEDLPPEGTEETPLFSSYKPRGHFPTPSPLNGPRVVQPQGRRYRLEGSTVLYGGWSVSFRLRSSSGLQVLNVLFGGERVAYEVSVQEAVALYGGHTPAGMQTSYIDVGWGLGSVTHELAPGIDCPDTATFLDALHHYDADDPVRYPRALCIFEMPTGVPLRRHFNSNFSGGFNFYAGLKGQVLVLRTTSTVYNYDYIWDFIFYPNGVMEAKMHATGYVHATFYTPEGLRYGTRLRTHLLGNMHTHLVHYRVDLDVAGTKNSFQTLQMKLENITNPWSPGHHLVQPTLKQTSYRRERQAAFRFGRPLPRHLLFASPEENRWGHRRSYRLQIHSMADQVLPVGWQKERAVTWARYPLAVTKYRESELCSSSIYNQNDPWDPPVVFEEFLRNNENIEDEDLVAWVTVGFLHIPHSEDIPNTATPGNSVGFLLRPFNFFPEDPSLASRDPVIVWPRDSGPNYIQRWKEEEMDCLTPDPFSYNGTYGPV; encoded by the exons ATGTGGCCAGCCGCCCTGGCCCTCCGTTGGGCCGTGGCCACCATCTTGGTGCTGCAGGCGACGGCCACGGCCAAGCGCCCCTCGCGGGCCCTGCACAGCAAGGCGGGGGTGTTCGAGGACCTGAGCGCCCAAGAGCTGAAGGCCGTGCGCAGCTTCCTCCGGTCGCGGGAGGAGCTGAGGCTGGAGCCCTCCCGAGCGCCCACCATGGCCAAGAACTCCGTGTTCCTCATTGAGATGCTGCTGCCCAAGAAGCAACAGGTACTGAAATTTCTGGACAAAGGCGGGAAGCCTCCCGCCCGCGAGGCTAGAGCGGTCATCTTCTTCGGAGCCCAGGAGCACCCCAACGTCACCGAGTTCGCCGTGGGGCCCCTGCCGCGGCCCTACTACATGCGAGAGCTGCCCCCGAGGCCGGGGCACCGCACCACCTGGGCCTCCAGGCCCATCACCGGGGCCGAGTACGCCCTCCTGGCCCAGGCCCTGCAGAAGACCACCAAGCCCCTGCACCAGTTTTTTCTTGATACCACAGGCTTCTCCTTCCAAGACTGTCACTCACGCTGCCTGACCTTCACAGACGTGGCGCCCCGGGGCGTGGGCTCTGGCCAGCGCCGCTCGTGGTTTATCCTGCAGCGCCTCGTGGAGGGCTACTTCCTGCACCCCACGGGGCTGGAGCTCCTGCTGGACCACGGCAGCACCAACCCGCAGGACTGGACGGTGGAGCTGGTCTGGTACAACGGCAAGTTCTACCCGAGCCCGGAGGAGCTGGCTCGGCAGTACGAGGAGGGGCAGGTGGACGCGGTGGTTCTGGAGGACCTGCCCCCCGAGGGCACCGAGGAGacacccctcttctcctcctaCAAGCCACGTGGgcacttccccacccccagccccttgaATGGCCCCCGCGTGGTCCAGCCCCAAGGTCGCCGCTACAGGCTGGAGGGCAGCACGGTGCTCTACGGCGGCTGGAGCGTGTCCTTCCGGCTGCGCTCATCCTCGGGGCTGCAGGTCCTCAATGTGCTCTTCGGCGGCGAGCGCGTGGCCTACGAAGTGAGCGTGCAGGAGGCCGTGGCGCTGTACGGGGGGCACACGCCCGCGGGCATGCAGACCAGCTACATCGAcgtgggctgggggctgggcagcGTTACGCACGAGCTGGCGCCCGGCATCGACTGCCCGGACACGGCCACCTTCCTGGACGCCCTCCACCACTACGACGCCGATGACCCCGTGCGCTACCCCCGCGCCCTCTGCATCTTTGAGATGCCCACGGGAGTGCCGCTTCGGCGACACTTTAATTCCAACTTCAGTGGCGGTTTCAACTTCTACGCGGGACTGAAAGGCCAGGTGCTGGTGCTGCGGACCACGTCCACCGTCTACAACTATGACTACATCTGGGACTTCATCTTCTACCCCAACGGGGTGATGGAGGCCAAGATGCACGCCACCGGCTACGTGCACGCCACCTTCTACACCCCGGAGGGGCTGCGCTACGGCACCCGCCTGCGCACACACCTGCTGGGCAACATGCACACCCACTTGGTGCACTACCGCGTCGACCTGGACGTGGCAG GCACCAAGAACAGCTTCCAGACCCTGCAGATGAAACTAGAAAACATCACCAACCCCTGGAGCCCCGGACACCACCTGGTCCAGCCAACCCTGAAGCAGACAAGTTACCGCCGGGAGCGCCAGGCGGCCTTCCGCTTCGGACGGCCTCTGCCCAGGCACCTGCTCTTCGCGAGTCCCGAGGAGAACCGCTGGGGCCATCGGCGCAGTTACCGGCTGCAGATCCACTCCATGGCCGACCAGGTGCTGCCCGTGGGCTGGCAGAAGGAGCGGGCTGTCACCTGGGCCAG GTACCCCCTCGCCGTGACCAAGTACCGGGAGTCCGAGCTATGCAGCAGCAGCATCTACAACCAGAACGACCCCTGGGACCCGCCGGTGGTCTTCGAGGAGTTTCTTCGAAACAATGAGAACATCGAAGACGAG GACTTGGTGGCCTGGGTCACCGTGGGCTTCCTGCACATCCCCCACTCCGAGGACATCCCTAACACCGCCACACCCGGAAACTCCGTGGGCTTCCTGCTCCGGCCTTTCAACTTCTTCCCTGAGGACCCATCCCTGGCGTCCAGAGACCCCGTGATCGTGTGGCCCCGGGACAGCGGCCCCAACTACATCCAGcgctggaaggaggaggagatggacTGCTTGACGCCTGACCCTTTTAGCTACAATGGAACCTATGGGCCTGTATGA
- the AOC1 gene encoding amiloride-sensitive amine oxidase [copper-containing] isoform X1, giving the protein MWGPASRRVLSPRVASSTSSTSPAARLDFGVKVVLGEVNVKGRAKFRAMWPAALALRWAVATILVLQATATAKRPSRALHSKAGVFEDLSAQELKAVRSFLRSREELRLEPSRAPTMAKNSVFLIEMLLPKKQQVLKFLDKGGKPPAREARAVIFFGAQEHPNVTEFAVGPLPRPYYMRELPPRPGHRTTWASRPITGAEYALLAQALQKTTKPLHQFFLDTTGFSFQDCHSRCLTFTDVAPRGVGSGQRRSWFILQRLVEGYFLHPTGLELLLDHGSTNPQDWTVELVWYNGKFYPSPEELARQYEEGQVDAVVLEDLPPEGTEETPLFSSYKPRGHFPTPSPLNGPRVVQPQGRRYRLEGSTVLYGGWSVSFRLRSSSGLQVLNVLFGGERVAYEVSVQEAVALYGGHTPAGMQTSYIDVGWGLGSVTHELAPGIDCPDTATFLDALHHYDADDPVRYPRALCIFEMPTGVPLRRHFNSNFSGGFNFYAGLKGQVLVLRTTSTVYNYDYIWDFIFYPNGVMEAKMHATGYVHATFYTPEGLRYGTRLRTHLLGNMHTHLVHYRVDLDVAGTKNSFQTLQMKLENITNPWSPGHHLVQPTLKQTSYRRERQAAFRFGRPLPRHLLFASPEENRWGHRRSYRLQIHSMADQVLPVGWQKERAVTWARYPLAVTKYRESELCSSSIYNQNDPWDPPVVFEEFLRNNENIEDEDLVAWVTVGFLHIPHSEDIPNTATPGNSVGFLLRPFNFFPEDPSLASRDPVIVWPRDSGPNYIQRWKEEEMDCLTPDPFSYNGTYGPV; this is encoded by the exons ATGTGGGGTCCCGCTAGCCGCCGAGTTCTCTCTCCTCGTGTGGCTTCATCAACATCGTCCACCTCACCGGCTGCCCGCTTGGACTTTGGAGTAAAGGTTGTACTAGGAGAGGTAAACGTGAAAGGAAGAGCCAAGTTCAG AGCCATGTGGCCAGCCGCCCTGGCCCTCCGTTGGGCCGTGGCCACCATCTTGGTGCTGCAGGCGACGGCCACGGCCAAGCGCCCCTCGCGGGCCCTGCACAGCAAGGCGGGGGTGTTCGAGGACCTGAGCGCCCAAGAGCTGAAGGCCGTGCGCAGCTTCCTCCGGTCGCGGGAGGAGCTGAGGCTGGAGCCCTCCCGAGCGCCCACCATGGCCAAGAACTCCGTGTTCCTCATTGAGATGCTGCTGCCCAAGAAGCAACAGGTACTGAAATTTCTGGACAAAGGCGGGAAGCCTCCCGCCCGCGAGGCTAGAGCGGTCATCTTCTTCGGAGCCCAGGAGCACCCCAACGTCACCGAGTTCGCCGTGGGGCCCCTGCCGCGGCCCTACTACATGCGAGAGCTGCCCCCGAGGCCGGGGCACCGCACCACCTGGGCCTCCAGGCCCATCACCGGGGCCGAGTACGCCCTCCTGGCCCAGGCCCTGCAGAAGACCACCAAGCCCCTGCACCAGTTTTTTCTTGATACCACAGGCTTCTCCTTCCAAGACTGTCACTCACGCTGCCTGACCTTCACAGACGTGGCGCCCCGGGGCGTGGGCTCTGGCCAGCGCCGCTCGTGGTTTATCCTGCAGCGCCTCGTGGAGGGCTACTTCCTGCACCCCACGGGGCTGGAGCTCCTGCTGGACCACGGCAGCACCAACCCGCAGGACTGGACGGTGGAGCTGGTCTGGTACAACGGCAAGTTCTACCCGAGCCCGGAGGAGCTGGCTCGGCAGTACGAGGAGGGGCAGGTGGACGCGGTGGTTCTGGAGGACCTGCCCCCCGAGGGCACCGAGGAGacacccctcttctcctcctaCAAGCCACGTGGgcacttccccacccccagccccttgaATGGCCCCCGCGTGGTCCAGCCCCAAGGTCGCCGCTACAGGCTGGAGGGCAGCACGGTGCTCTACGGCGGCTGGAGCGTGTCCTTCCGGCTGCGCTCATCCTCGGGGCTGCAGGTCCTCAATGTGCTCTTCGGCGGCGAGCGCGTGGCCTACGAAGTGAGCGTGCAGGAGGCCGTGGCGCTGTACGGGGGGCACACGCCCGCGGGCATGCAGACCAGCTACATCGAcgtgggctgggggctgggcagcGTTACGCACGAGCTGGCGCCCGGCATCGACTGCCCGGACACGGCCACCTTCCTGGACGCCCTCCACCACTACGACGCCGATGACCCCGTGCGCTACCCCCGCGCCCTCTGCATCTTTGAGATGCCCACGGGAGTGCCGCTTCGGCGACACTTTAATTCCAACTTCAGTGGCGGTTTCAACTTCTACGCGGGACTGAAAGGCCAGGTGCTGGTGCTGCGGACCACGTCCACCGTCTACAACTATGACTACATCTGGGACTTCATCTTCTACCCCAACGGGGTGATGGAGGCCAAGATGCACGCCACCGGCTACGTGCACGCCACCTTCTACACCCCGGAGGGGCTGCGCTACGGCACCCGCCTGCGCACACACCTGCTGGGCAACATGCACACCCACTTGGTGCACTACCGCGTCGACCTGGACGTGGCAG GCACCAAGAACAGCTTCCAGACCCTGCAGATGAAACTAGAAAACATCACCAACCCCTGGAGCCCCGGACACCACCTGGTCCAGCCAACCCTGAAGCAGACAAGTTACCGCCGGGAGCGCCAGGCGGCCTTCCGCTTCGGACGGCCTCTGCCCAGGCACCTGCTCTTCGCGAGTCCCGAGGAGAACCGCTGGGGCCATCGGCGCAGTTACCGGCTGCAGATCCACTCCATGGCCGACCAGGTGCTGCCCGTGGGCTGGCAGAAGGAGCGGGCTGTCACCTGGGCCAG GTACCCCCTCGCCGTGACCAAGTACCGGGAGTCCGAGCTATGCAGCAGCAGCATCTACAACCAGAACGACCCCTGGGACCCGCCGGTGGTCTTCGAGGAGTTTCTTCGAAACAATGAGAACATCGAAGACGAG GACTTGGTGGCCTGGGTCACCGTGGGCTTCCTGCACATCCCCCACTCCGAGGACATCCCTAACACCGCCACACCCGGAAACTCCGTGGGCTTCCTGCTCCGGCCTTTCAACTTCTTCCCTGAGGACCCATCCCTGGCGTCCAGAGACCCCGTGATCGTGTGGCCCCGGGACAGCGGCCCCAACTACATCCAGcgctggaaggaggaggagatggacTGCTTGACGCCTGACCCTTTTAGCTACAATGGAACCTATGGGCCTGTATGA